From Microcystis aeruginosa NIES-2549, a single genomic window includes:
- a CDS encoding zinc ribbon domain-containing protein has protein sequence MFRKIRNFIDLFFTKSRNINNEPVNKISLTVIIVIDLFILINVFLGLDSISRWYLSPSQAYPCYDQWQSYQQNKNSDRDFLIVSEILNLNRVPYIPENYDQSPERHLGKVSPICVNFASLKNNINQPNNKLIFTTIEDKQKQVTSLQEKNRTIRSQYDSSLLEQIVGQPSNLSINEVEAQKAKQELDKNNLNINNLKTEIKELKQQLLATSETVSFLSLLNSEVKFSEVKQGYEKASFWYPSIQIIFQLIFLLPLIFISLFVHKLSIEKGYGLLSLMSWHLLVIFFIPLLIKIFEFLQVGVIFEFIFDIITVIFGGLVFLINYLYIFLIPAIGFGIIKFFQQIVFNPKTQASKRVEKSRCLNCGKKIHNDHSHCPHCGYAQYVECPHCHNLTYKFMPYCYHCGTPQNINPS, from the coding sequence ATGTTCAGAAAAATAAGAAATTTTATTGATCTATTTTTTACAAAATCAAGAAACATTAATAATGAACCAGTTAATAAAATCAGTTTAACGGTTATTATTGTTATTGATTTGTTTATTCTCATTAACGTTTTTTTAGGATTAGATAGTATTAGTAGATGGTATTTAAGTCCTTCTCAAGCCTATCCTTGTTATGATCAATGGCAAAGTTATCAACAAAATAAAAATAGCGATCGAGATTTTTTAATAGTAAGTGAAATCTTAAATTTAAATAGAGTTCCCTATATCCCCGAAAATTATGACCAATCTCCAGAAAGACACTTAGGAAAAGTATCTCCTATTTGTGTTAATTTTGCCAGTCTTAAAAATAATATAAATCAACCGAATAATAAGCTAATTTTCACTACCATAGAAGATAAGCAAAAACAAGTAACTTCCCTTCAAGAAAAAAATCGTACTATTCGCAGTCAATATGACTCTAGTTTATTAGAACAAATTGTAGGTCAACCTAGTAATTTATCCATCAATGAAGTTGAAGCCCAAAAAGCAAAGCAAGAATTAGATAAAAATAACCTTAATATTAATAATCTCAAGACAGAAATTAAGGAATTAAAACAACAATTATTAGCCACTTCTGAAACCGTCAGTTTTCTTTCTTTATTAAATTCAGAGGTTAAATTTAGTGAAGTTAAACAAGGTTATGAAAAAGCTTCATTTTGGTATCCATCTATTCAAATTATTTTCCAACTTATCTTCTTATTACCTCTAATCTTTATTAGTTTATTTGTCCATAAATTATCCATAGAAAAGGGATATGGATTGCTTTCTTTAATGAGTTGGCATTTATTAGTTATCTTTTTTATTCCATTACTAATTAAAATATTTGAATTTTTGCAGGTAGGAGTTATTTTTGAATTTATTTTTGATATTATTACCGTTATTTTCGGTGGTTTAGTATTTTTAATTAATTATTTATATATATTTTTAATCCCTGCCATTGGTTTTGGTATCATCAAATTTTTCCAACAAATTGTTTTTAATCCTAAAACTCAAGCTAGTAAAAGAGTCGAAAAATCTCGTTGTTTAAATTGCGGTAAAAAAATTCATAATGATCATTCACATTGTCCTCATTGTGGTTATGCTCAATATGTCGAATGTCCTCATTGTCATAATTTAACTTATAAATTTATGCCCTATTGTTATCATTGTGGCACGCCACAAAATATTAATCCTTCTTAA
- a CDS encoding DNA-methyltransferase, whose translation MEKELVSDKRGYLLRTVAEAKEIVLNWLREINLVNAIKLGLPEVDDRYHIWRVPLCNEQKKTVGEVVIDAYTNEILADRTTRTEIIIARLLKQDESKLENCKKPKKEYKLSSLRNTIGFGDCSELLEEMPAESVDLIFTSPPYFNARPEYSEFEEYESYLLKLRQVIRKCHRVLSEGRFFVINISPVLLRRASRNQASKRIAVPFDLHRIFIEEGYDFIDDIIWLKPEGAGWATGRGRRFAADRNPLQYKTVPVTEYVLVYRKHTDLLIDWHIRNHPDQEVVKASKIADGYEHTNVWKINPVTNSKHPAAFPVELAEKVINYYSFKGDVVLDPFAGSGTVGLAAASLDRRFVLFESNFNYIEMIRKLITEGNQTDLDSIIWLNCPL comes from the coding sequence ATGGAAAAAGAACTGGTATCGGACAAGCGCGGTTATCTGCTTCGCACGGTGGCAGAAGCTAAAGAAATTGTCCTTAATTGGTTGCGGGAAATAAATTTAGTTAATGCGATTAAATTAGGTTTACCAGAAGTGGATGACAGATATCATATTTGGCGAGTTCCTTTATGTAATGAACAGAAAAAAACCGTTGGGGAAGTGGTGATCGATGCCTACACCAACGAAATTTTAGCCGATAGGACAACCCGGACTGAAATTATTATCGCTCGTCTGTTAAAACAGGATGAATCTAAATTAGAAAACTGCAAGAAACCCAAAAAAGAATATAAGCTTTCCTCTCTGAGAAATACCATCGGATTTGGTGATTGTAGCGAACTTTTGGAGGAAATGCCCGCAGAAAGTGTTGATTTAATCTTTACCTCACCACCCTATTTTAATGCTCGTCCGGAATATTCGGAATTTGAAGAATACGAAAGCTATCTATTGAAGCTGCGACAGGTGATCAGAAAATGTCATCGAGTTTTGAGTGAAGGACGTTTTTTTGTCATTAATATTTCTCCCGTGCTGTTGCGTCGCGCTTCGCGTAATCAAGCTTCTAAACGTATTGCTGTTCCCTTTGATTTGCATCGAATTTTTATTGAAGAAGGTTACGACTTTATTGATGATATTATTTGGCTAAAACCAGAGGGAGCAGGGTGGGCAACTGGTAGAGGGCGCAGATTTGCCGCCGATCGAAACCCTCTCCAATACAAAACCGTGCCAGTGACTGAATACGTTTTAGTCTATCGTAAACACACGGATTTACTCATCGATTGGCATATTCGCAATCATCCCGATCAAGAAGTAGTAAAAGCCTCAAAAATTGCCGATGGTTATGAACACACTAATGTTTGGAAGATTAACCCAGTCACCAACTCAAAACATCCCGCCGCTTTTCCCGTAGAATTGGCAGAAAAAGTGATTAATTATTACTCTTTTAAAGGTGATGTGGTTTTAGATCCCTTTGCTGGTTCAGGAACCGTGGGACTAGCGGCCGCTTCTTTAGATAGACGTTTTGTTTTATTCGAGAGTAATTTTAATTATATTGAAATGATACGAAAGCTAATTACTGAAGGCAATCAGACTGATTTAGACTCAATTATTTGGCTTAATTGTCCGTTATAA
- a CDS encoding dihydroorotase: MNSQSSTIIEQVRVLDPLTQTDRIADVWIEEGVIKAIESQLPPRENSNYISGQNCIFAPGLVDLYSHSGEPGHEDRETLASLIEAATAGGCTRVAILPNTLPPLDHPALLSTLQQKSQGFFDSKSTRLHFWASLTLGRQGQKMTELADLMPVAVGFTDNRSLEDLGLLRRLLEYLKPFGKNIALSPVNQQLKGNGVMREGETSIRLGLPGDPAISETTALATILEIVGEINTPVHLMRISTRRGVELIREAKMRGLPITASVTWLHLLLNTGSIASYHPSLHLAPPLGHESDRKALIAAIKEGIIDAIAIDHRPYTYEEKTVSFAEAPPGAIGLELALPLLWEKLVITGQLSALQLWQALSLNPCHCLQQKPASLNPGNPAEAILFHPQASWKVTANNLHSLSHNTFWLNQTITGKVLEMWNF, from the coding sequence GTGAATAGCCAATCCTCGACAATTATAGAACAGGTTAGAGTCCTTGACCCCCTGACACAAACCGATCGCATTGCCGATGTCTGGATTGAGGAGGGGGTAATTAAAGCGATCGAATCTCAGCTTCCCCCAAGAGAAAATAGTAACTATATTTCCGGTCAAAACTGTATTTTTGCCCCCGGATTAGTCGATCTCTACAGTCATTCCGGGGAACCCGGCCACGAGGACCGAGAAACCCTCGCATCTCTGATCGAAGCTGCCACGGCCGGAGGCTGCACCCGGGTGGCAATTCTCCCCAATACTCTCCCACCCCTCGATCACCCCGCACTTCTTAGCACATTACAGCAAAAAAGTCAAGGGTTTTTTGACTCAAAATCGACTCGTCTGCATTTTTGGGCAAGTCTCACCCTAGGAAGACAAGGGCAAAAAATGACGGAATTAGCCGATTTAATGCCTGTAGCGGTGGGTTTTACCGATAATCGCAGCCTGGAAGATTTGGGACTGTTGCGGCGCTTATTGGAATACCTAAAACCCTTCGGCAAAAATATCGCCCTTTCCCCGGTAAATCAGCAATTAAAGGGTAATGGAGTCATGCGTGAGGGAGAAACCTCGATTCGCCTAGGTTTACCGGGGGATCCTGCTATTTCCGAAACCACTGCTTTAGCCACAATTTTAGAAATCGTCGGCGAAATTAATACACCTGTTCACCTAATGCGAATTTCCACCCGTCGGGGAGTGGAATTAATTCGCGAGGCAAAAATGCGGGGATTGCCGATAACCGCTAGTGTGACGTGGTTGCATCTGCTCTTAAATACAGGATCGATCGCCAGCTATCATCCCAGTTTACACCTCGCTCCACCCTTAGGCCACGAAAGCGATCGCAAGGCGTTAATTGCGGCAATTAAGGAGGGAATTATCGATGCAATCGCGATCGATCATCGTCCCTATACCTACGAAGAAAAAACCGTCTCTTTTGCAGAAGCACCCCCCGGCGCGATCGGGTTAGAATTAGCTTTACCGCTACTCTGGGAAAAATTAGTAATAACTGGGCAATTATCAGCTTTACAATTGTGGCAAGCGCTTAGTCTCAATCCCTGTCATTGTTTACAACAAAAACCGGCATCTCTCAACCCCGGTAATCCCGCAGAAGCAATTCTTTTTCATCCCCAAGCAAGCTGGAAAGTAACGGCAAATAATCTTCACTCTCTCAGTCATAATACTTTCTGGTTAAATCAAACAATTACGGGAAAAGTCTTAGAAATGTGGAATTTTTAA
- a CDS encoding EF-hand domain-containing protein, with the protein MFAQIPERSMHYLRWVVTIAWLILIFSLFFDPISAKLTDPNNLSSPLRVDPDVCIKVQGVCLPQSSYQLGAPIFWGIVVPSGIFILLVFGHELWRRICPLSFLSQIPRALGKQRQKKQTDKSGKVRSEIYKVPKNSWLAQNYLYLQFSLLFLGLCGRILFYNSDRLFLGSFLTFTILAAIFVGYWYGGKSWCNYFCPMSPVQRIYGEPRGLLNSTAHEDSRGGITQSMCRIVHEDGSEQSACVACQSPCIDIDAERSYWDGITNSDRQWLYYGYFGLVFGYFIYYYLYAGNWDYYFSGAWAHDENQLESLFKPGFYLAGQAIAIPKLVAVPLTLAICTFLGYFLGKKVENAYKVYRIRKKSPLPTEIIRHRVFTVGTFLIFNFFFIFGGRPFINLLPKFWHYFASILLAVLSSLWLYRTWTRNPGLYQREGLAGRLRKQLGKLGLDTAKYLDGRSLEALQADEVYVLAKILPDFTHQKRLKAYKAVLKEALEEGYTDFGHSLEILQQMRLELTITEAEHQAILTELGVESAELLDPEKQYSREDWLRLQSYRDALLESLLVTWKKDPDRKVGSELLEVLTGKSSREAIEHLLTELPAAETETVESLRRQYGVTGQEEETILHRPLAHQLWQNIARAFQVFDRLSFSSDSDRDQQERILLERFQLFDSDGSGQISLEELKACLQAIEPGVTDKEIEAMLQQADTSRDNQISFPEFRDLLHQFHK; encoded by the coding sequence ATGTTTGCACAAATTCCCGAACGCTCAATGCACTATCTGCGATGGGTTGTGACCATCGCTTGGTTAATTCTGATATTTTCTCTGTTTTTTGACCCTATTTCAGCAAAATTAACCGATCCTAACAATCTTTCTAGTCCCCTGAGAGTTGATCCCGATGTGTGCATTAAAGTCCAGGGAGTTTGCCTACCCCAATCCTCCTATCAGTTAGGTGCGCCGATTTTTTGGGGAATAGTGGTTCCTAGTGGCATTTTTATCTTATTAGTATTCGGTCACGAACTCTGGCGGCGTATCTGTCCTTTATCCTTTCTTTCTCAAATACCACGCGCTTTGGGTAAACAGCGTCAGAAAAAACAGACCGATAAATCGGGAAAAGTCCGCTCTGAAATCTATAAAGTGCCGAAAAACTCTTGGTTAGCCCAGAATTATCTCTATCTACAATTCAGTCTGTTATTTTTGGGTTTATGCGGACGGATTCTCTTTTATAATTCCGATCGCTTATTCTTGGGTAGCTTTTTAACCTTTACTATTCTAGCGGCGATCTTTGTCGGTTATTGGTATGGGGGCAAATCTTGGTGTAATTATTTTTGTCCCATGAGTCCGGTTCAGAGGATTTACGGTGAACCAAGGGGTTTACTAAATAGCACCGCTCACGAAGACAGTCGCGGTGGCATTACTCAATCCATGTGTCGCATTGTCCATGAAGATGGTAGCGAACAAAGTGCCTGTGTTGCCTGTCAGAGTCCCTGTATCGATATCGATGCGGAAAGATCCTATTGGGACGGGATAACTAACAGCGATCGCCAATGGCTTTATTACGGTTATTTTGGTTTAGTTTTTGGCTATTTTATCTATTATTATCTTTATGCTGGCAATTGGGACTATTATTTCTCTGGAGCTTGGGCGCACGACGAAAATCAACTAGAATCCCTCTTTAAACCGGGTTTTTATCTTGCCGGTCAGGCAATTGCGATTCCGAAGTTGGTAGCTGTTCCCTTAACTTTGGCAATCTGCACTTTTTTGGGTTACTTTCTCGGTAAAAAAGTGGAAAATGCCTATAAAGTCTATAGAATTCGCAAAAAGTCGCCCTTACCGACCGAAATTATCCGTCACCGCGTCTTTACTGTCGGAACTTTTCTGATTTTCAATTTCTTCTTTATTTTCGGTGGTCGTCCTTTTATTAATCTTTTGCCAAAATTTTGGCATTATTTCGCTAGTATTTTACTGGCGGTTTTGAGTAGTTTATGGTTATATCGCACCTGGACAAGGAATCCGGGTCTTTACCAACGGGAAGGACTAGCGGGAAGATTGCGTAAACAGTTGGGTAAACTGGGTCTCGATACAGCTAAATATCTCGATGGGCGATCGCTGGAAGCTTTGCAGGCGGATGAGGTGTATGTATTAGCCAAGATACTGCCGGATTTCACCCACCAGAAGCGTTTAAAAGCCTATAAAGCCGTGTTAAAAGAGGCTTTGGAGGAGGGATATACTGACTTCGGCCACAGCCTCGAAATCCTGCAACAAATGCGCCTAGAGTTGACGATTACCGAGGCAGAACATCAGGCAATTCTCACAGAGTTGGGTGTGGAATCGGCCGAACTTCTCGATCCGGAAAAGCAGTATAGTCGCGAGGATTGGTTACGTTTGCAGAGTTATCGCGATGCTTTGTTAGAAAGTCTCTTGGTGACTTGGAAAAAAGACCCCGATCGCAAAGTGGGGTCGGAATTGCTGGAAGTGTTAACCGGTAAGAGTTCCAGGGAGGCGATCGAGCATTTATTGACGGAATTGCCGGCTGCAGAAACGGAAACTGTCGAGTCTTTGCGTCGCCAGTACGGAGTTACTGGTCAGGAGGAAGAAACGATTCTCCATCGTCCTTTGGCCCATCAATTATGGCAAAATATCGCCCGCGCTTTTCAGGTCTTCGATCGTCTATCTTTTAGTAGTGACAGCGATCGTGATCAACAGGAAAGGATTTTATTGGAAAGATTCCAGCTATTCGATAGTGATGGCTCTGGACAAATTAGCCTTGAGGAGTTGAAAGCTTGTCTTCAGGCGATCGAACCGGGGGTGACAGACAAGGAAATCGAAGCTATGTTACAACAGGCCGATACAAGTCGCGATAATCAGATTAGTTTTCCGGAATTTCGCGATCTACTTCACCAATTCCATAAATAA